Proteins encoded within one genomic window of Dyadobacter chenhuakuii:
- a CDS encoding glycosyl transferase — MTIAFTICSINYLAQARTLGDSLKSTNPDVLFFIGLVDSLKGVVFEKGYNTDFPMIEIDKIEIRDFQEMADRYNITELNTAVKPFYFTYFFKHYPEAHNVIYFDPDIIVFQPLTELLSSLSAHKAVLTPHINTPIEDQLTPNELHHLNTGVYNLGFVAFSRSPEITAFINWWEEKLRYECLIDLCNGLFVDQNWMNFLPVFVPDTHLERNPGYNAAYWNLHERIFSESDGTFFVNETNPLIFFHYSGYDPQKPAVLSKYQDRFELSARPDLTALFDLYRNSLLTNGNAYYRQFHCAYIKPTPVRRYQRVRKLLKMPINYVIDQLETI; from the coding sequence ATGACAATTGCCTTCACAATTTGCTCCATCAATTATTTAGCGCAGGCCAGGACATTAGGCGATTCACTTAAATCCACCAATCCCGACGTCCTTTTCTTCATCGGGCTGGTCGATTCCCTGAAAGGTGTTGTTTTTGAAAAAGGATACAATACCGATTTTCCAATGATCGAAATCGACAAGATCGAGATCCGGGATTTTCAGGAAATGGCTGACAGATATAACATTACCGAGCTTAATACAGCGGTAAAGCCTTTCTACTTTACTTATTTTTTCAAACATTATCCCGAAGCACATAATGTCATTTATTTCGATCCGGACATTATTGTATTTCAACCATTGACGGAGCTGCTGTCCTCACTATCCGCTCACAAAGCGGTTTTGACTCCACACATTAACACGCCCATCGAAGACCAGCTTACGCCCAACGAGCTTCACCACTTGAATACGGGTGTTTATAACCTGGGTTTTGTGGCTTTCAGCAGGTCGCCCGAAATCACAGCATTCATCAATTGGTGGGAAGAAAAGTTGCGTTACGAATGCCTTATTGATCTTTGTAATGGTCTTTTTGTAGACCAAAACTGGATGAACTTTCTGCCCGTTTTTGTTCCTGACACACATTTGGAACGAAACCCGGGCTATAATGCAGCATACTGGAACCTGCACGAAAGAATATTTTCGGAATCCGATGGCACGTTCTTCGTTAATGAGACCAATCCGTTAATTTTCTTTCATTACAGCGGTTATGATCCTCAGAAGCCGGCTGTTTTGTCCAAATATCAGGATCGCTTCGAATTATCGGCCCGCCCTGATCTTACGGCATTGTTTGATTTATACCGTAACAGCCTACTGACCAATGGTAATGCTTATTACCGCCAGTTTCATTGCGCTTACATTAAGCCAACGCCG